A genomic segment from Euleptes europaea isolate rEulEur1 chromosome 17, rEulEur1.hap1, whole genome shotgun sequence encodes:
- the NTF3 gene encoding neurotrophin-3 isoform X1: MELAFAEQILHVNKVMSILFYVIFLSYLRGIQSTNMDQRSLPEDSINSLIIKLIQADILKSKVSKQVVDIKDNTADTVKKAEAIEPDVDSTENVKLDFQPVISMDTELLRQQRRYSSPRVLLSDNTPLEPPPLYLMEDYIGNSVVGNRTSRRKRFAESKSHRGEYSVCDSESRWVTDKSSAIDIKGNQVTVLGEIKMGPSPVKQYFYETRCKQAKPAKSGCRGIDDKHWNSQCKTSQTFVRALTAENNKLIAWRWIRIDTSCVCALSRKIGRT; encoded by the coding sequence ATCTTACACGTGAACAAGGTGATGTCCATCTTGTTTTATGTGATATTTCTTTCTTATCTCCGTGGCATCCAATCTACCAACATGGATCAAAGGAGTTTGCCGGAAGACTCGATAAATTCTCTCATTATAAAACTCATCCAAGCAGACATTTTGAAAAGCAAAGTATCCAAGCAGGTGGTTGATATTAAGGACAACACTGCAGACACAGTGAAGAAAGCCGAGGCCATTGAGCCGGACGTGGACAGTACAGAGAATGTGAAATTGGATTTCCAGCCGGTTATCTCAATGGATACAGAACTCTTGAGACAACAGAGACGCTACAGCTCCCCCCGGGTCCTGTTGAGTGACAACACCCCACTGGAACCCCCACCCTTATATCTAATGGAGGATTACATTGGCAATTCTGTGGTGGGGAACCGAACTTCTCGTCGGAAGAGGTTTGCCGAAAGCAAGAGCCACCGCGGGGAGTACTCCGTGTGCGACAGCGAGAGCCGATGGGTGACGGACAAATCTTCTGCCATTGACATTAAAGGAAATCAGGTCACCGTGCTGGGGGAAATTAAAATGGGGCCTTCCCCGGTCAAACAATATTTTTACGAAACGAGGTGTAAGCAAGCCAAACCTGCGAAAAGCGGCTGCCGAGGCATAGACGATAAGCACTGGAATTCCCAGTGCAAAACGTCCCAAACGTTTGTGCGAGCATTGACTGCAGAAAACAACAAACTCATCGCTTGGCGATGGATTAGAATAGACAcctcttgtgtgtgtgctttGTCCAGGAAAATTGGGCGAACATAG
- the NTF3 gene encoding neurotrophin-3 isoform X3 → MSILFYVIFLSYLRGIQSTNMDQRSLPEDSINSLIIKLIQADILKSKVSKQVVDIKDNTADTVKKAEAIEPDVDSTENVKLDFQPVISMDTELLRQQRRYSSPRVLLSDNTPLEPPPLYLMEDYIGNSVVGNRTSRRKRFAESKSHRGEYSVCDSESRWVTDKSSAIDIKGNQVTVLGEIKMGPSPVKQYFYETRCKQAKPAKSGCRGIDDKHWNSQCKTSQTFVRALTAENNKLIAWRWIRIDTSCVCALSRKIGRT, encoded by the coding sequence ATGTCCATCTTGTTTTATGTGATATTTCTTTCTTATCTCCGTGGCATCCAATCTACCAACATGGATCAAAGGAGTTTGCCGGAAGACTCGATAAATTCTCTCATTATAAAACTCATCCAAGCAGACATTTTGAAAAGCAAAGTATCCAAGCAGGTGGTTGATATTAAGGACAACACTGCAGACACAGTGAAGAAAGCCGAGGCCATTGAGCCGGACGTGGACAGTACAGAGAATGTGAAATTGGATTTCCAGCCGGTTATCTCAATGGATACAGAACTCTTGAGACAACAGAGACGCTACAGCTCCCCCCGGGTCCTGTTGAGTGACAACACCCCACTGGAACCCCCACCCTTATATCTAATGGAGGATTACATTGGCAATTCTGTGGTGGGGAACCGAACTTCTCGTCGGAAGAGGTTTGCCGAAAGCAAGAGCCACCGCGGGGAGTACTCCGTGTGCGACAGCGAGAGCCGATGGGTGACGGACAAATCTTCTGCCATTGACATTAAAGGAAATCAGGTCACCGTGCTGGGGGAAATTAAAATGGGGCCTTCCCCGGTCAAACAATATTTTTACGAAACGAGGTGTAAGCAAGCCAAACCTGCGAAAAGCGGCTGCCGAGGCATAGACGATAAGCACTGGAATTCCCAGTGCAAAACGTCCCAAACGTTTGTGCGAGCATTGACTGCAGAAAACAACAAACTCATCGCTTGGCGATGGATTAGAATAGACAcctcttgtgtgtgtgctttGTCCAGGAAAATTGGGCGAACATAG
- the NTF3 gene encoding neurotrophin-3 isoform X2, translating into MVISATILHVNKVMSILFYVIFLSYLRGIQSTNMDQRSLPEDSINSLIIKLIQADILKSKVSKQVVDIKDNTADTVKKAEAIEPDVDSTENVKLDFQPVISMDTELLRQQRRYSSPRVLLSDNTPLEPPPLYLMEDYIGNSVVGNRTSRRKRFAESKSHRGEYSVCDSESRWVTDKSSAIDIKGNQVTVLGEIKMGPSPVKQYFYETRCKQAKPAKSGCRGIDDKHWNSQCKTSQTFVRALTAENNKLIAWRWIRIDTSCVCALSRKIGRT; encoded by the coding sequence ATCTTACACGTGAACAAGGTGATGTCCATCTTGTTTTATGTGATATTTCTTTCTTATCTCCGTGGCATCCAATCTACCAACATGGATCAAAGGAGTTTGCCGGAAGACTCGATAAATTCTCTCATTATAAAACTCATCCAAGCAGACATTTTGAAAAGCAAAGTATCCAAGCAGGTGGTTGATATTAAGGACAACACTGCAGACACAGTGAAGAAAGCCGAGGCCATTGAGCCGGACGTGGACAGTACAGAGAATGTGAAATTGGATTTCCAGCCGGTTATCTCAATGGATACAGAACTCTTGAGACAACAGAGACGCTACAGCTCCCCCCGGGTCCTGTTGAGTGACAACACCCCACTGGAACCCCCACCCTTATATCTAATGGAGGATTACATTGGCAATTCTGTGGTGGGGAACCGAACTTCTCGTCGGAAGAGGTTTGCCGAAAGCAAGAGCCACCGCGGGGAGTACTCCGTGTGCGACAGCGAGAGCCGATGGGTGACGGACAAATCTTCTGCCATTGACATTAAAGGAAATCAGGTCACCGTGCTGGGGGAAATTAAAATGGGGCCTTCCCCGGTCAAACAATATTTTTACGAAACGAGGTGTAAGCAAGCCAAACCTGCGAAAAGCGGCTGCCGAGGCATAGACGATAAGCACTGGAATTCCCAGTGCAAAACGTCCCAAACGTTTGTGCGAGCATTGACTGCAGAAAACAACAAACTCATCGCTTGGCGATGGATTAGAATAGACAcctcttgtgtgtgtgctttGTCCAGGAAAATTGGGCGAACATAG